One region of Bactrocera neohumeralis isolate Rockhampton chromosome 5, APGP_CSIRO_Bneo_wtdbg2-racon-allhic-juicebox.fasta_v2, whole genome shotgun sequence genomic DNA includes:
- the LOC126760499 gene encoding uncharacterized protein LOC126760499 — MSAQNRFVILDCDGGGDDAWALMLLLKAAAVQHVTLLAVTVCGCGNTDLRNAARNMYRILKAYNRTEIPIYYGASESLIPPIAPLDDSKYFHGRDGFGDILPLEIDYKLDEVVQKEHAVVAINRICTEHPKKVTIIGVGPLTNIALCYSMFGDGFANAVKGFHLMGGNHQGVGNCTRCAEFNFYADPEAAHAVLGRTKCPITILPWEPCMEDRFFISINWRLDELGALAANTCSAIDIMNKVERAQWLPSNFKSWIPCDALIVAAFLFESVLVRKKSSWHATVDLTGHTRGQMILDHLQEVDKFPKNVDVIELLDADAFKKIVRWAVGLYDEFVVEHSNGNVV; from the exons ATGTCGGCACAAAATCGCTTCGTTATTTTGGATTGCGATGGCGGCGGCGACGATGCCTGGGCCTTGATGCTGCTGCTTAAGGCGGCCGCCGTGCAACACGTCACGCTATTGGCGGTAACTGTATGTGGCTGTGGCAACACCGATCTGCGGAATGCGGCGCGCAACATGTACCGCATATTGAAGGCCTACAATAGGACTGAG ATACCCATTTATTATGGCGCTTCCGAGTCGCTTATACCACCCATCGCACCGCTCGATGATAGCAAGTATTTTCATGGCCGCGACGGTTTTGGCGACATATTGCCCCTGGAGATAGACTACAAATTGGACGAGGTGGTGCAGAAAGAACACGCTGTGGTGGCTATAAATAGAATTTGTACTGAG catCCGAAAAAAGTAACCATAATTGGCGTGGGGCCATTAACTAATATTGCGCTTTGCTACTCTATGTTCGGTGATGGGTTCGCGAACGCAGTTAAGGGCTTTCATCTAATGGGCGGCAATCATCAAG GTGTTGGCAACTGCACTCGTTGCGCCGAATTCAATTTCTATGCAGATCCCGAAGCAGCGCATGCCGTACTCGGTAGAACCAAGTGTCCCATCACCATACTGCCCTGGGAACCCTGTATGGAAGATCGATTTTTTATAAGCATT AATTGGCGCTTGGACGAGCTCGGCGCACTGGCCGCCAACACTTGCTCTGCCATCGACATTATGAACAAAGTAGAACGCGCTCAATGGCTGCCGTCGAATTTCAAAAGCTGGATACCGTGTGATGCGCTGATTGTGGCTGCTTTTCTCTTTGAAAGCGTTCTCGTGCGGAAGAAAAGCAGTTGGCATGCGACTGTGGATTTAACGGGACACACACGCGGTCAAATGATTTTGGATCACTTGCAAGAGGTGGACAAGTTTCCCAAAAATGTAGACGTTATTGAATTGTTGGATGCAGACGCGTTCAAAAAAATTGTCCGATGGGCAGTGGGTTTGTACGATGAGTTCGTAGTCGAGCATAGCAATGGGAATGTCGTATAG
- the LOC126760500 gene encoding pyrimidine-specific ribonucleoside hydrolase RihA-like: MGRYVVFDCDVGNDDAWGLMMLIRAEEAFKRRGELVDCPTKFEIIGVTCVQGNSNVDQGVINTLRVLKAANRDDLPVYKGCSTPIIQNRWENPGNYHGKDGFGEVQHEMQVNLDLVRPEHAVNAMYDFVCKHPKNVDFLLMGPLTNFAMCINMYGSEFLDKVGKIHIMGGNHKGRGNTTKSAEFNFKMDPEAAHIVLAHVDSPLTIIPWETCIEGEFDITLDWRLNVLGSIQSPFIELLNLVERAIFIPKGVKHWLVSDAVAVAAYLFPHLMVKQNQPYHATVELTGTHTRGQMVIDHLKHQKDNVNIIMEVDGDQYKNIIAWTAGLKGIYLESELGRVS, encoded by the exons ATGGGGCGATACGTAGTGTTCGATTGTGATGTCGGCAACGATGATGCGTGGGGTCTAATGATGCTAATCAGAGCTGAAGAAGCTTTTAAAAGACGTGGTGAACTAGTGGATTGCCCAACAAAGTTTGAAATCATTGGCGTAACATGCGTGCAGGGAAACAGCAATGTCGACCAAGGGGTAATAAATACACTCAGAGTGCTGAAGGCAGCCAATAGAGACGAT TTACCCGTATATAAAGGTTGCAGTACACCAATCATACAAAATCGTTGGGAGAACCCTGGAAACTATCATGGAAAGGATGGGTTCGGTGAAGTACAGCATGAGATGCAAGTCAATTTGGATCTGGTGCGTCCGGAGCATGCGGTGAATGCGATGTATGATTTTGTTTGCAAG CACCCAAAAAATGTTGATTTCTTGTTGATGGGTCCACTTACCAACTTTGCCATGTGTATCAATATGTATGGGTCAGAGTTCTTAGATAAAGTTGGTAAAATTCATATTATGGGCGGCAATCACAAAG gcagAGGCAACACAACCAAAAGTGCCGAGTTCAATTTCAAGATGGATCCAGAGGCTGCACATATTGTTTTAGCTCATGTAGATAGTCCACTAACAATAATTCCTTGGGAAACCTGCATCGAGGGCGAGTTTGATATAACACTT GATTGGCGCTTGAATGTACTCGGTTCGATTCAGAGTCCTTTCATCGAATTGCTGAACCTTGTGGAACGTGCTATTTTTATACCCAAAGGTGTCAAACATTGGCTGGTTTCGGATGCTGTAGCTGTCGCAGCCTATCTATTTCCACATTTGATGGTAAAGCAGAATCAACCCTATCACGCAACCGTTGAACTGACAGGCACTCACACACGTGGCCAAATGGTTATCGATCACCTGAAACATCAAAAGGATAATGTGAATATTATTATGGAAGTGGATGGTgaccaatataaaaatattattgcttgGACCGCGGGGCTGAAAGGTATATATTTGGAGTCGGAGTTAGGTAGAGTTTCGTAA